The nucleotide sequence TTGTACCGACCAATACTTAAACGTTACCGATAATCTATACGCAGCCGGCGACATCGTCCATTACCCCGTTGCCGATGGCTTGCAGCGGATCGAACACTGGAAGGTAGCGGGACAACAGGGGCATATTGCCGGTTTGAATATGGCGGGCAAAGAAATACCGTATCAGGACGTTCCCTTTTTCTGGACGAACCAGCAGGGTAAGCGGATTAATTACGTCGGTCACGCTGACCAGTTTAATGAAATCATTTATGATGGAAACCCGGAAACCGACGAGTCCTTCCTGGCTTTTTACGTTCAAAACGGGCATATCAAAGCGGTTGCGGGCCTGAAACGGGATCAGGATGTTATTGCCATCCGGGAGATAATGCAGGAAGGGCGGATGCCCTCGGCTGAAACGATCCGGAACGGGATTGTGTGGACAGACGAGTTGAAAAAAGCCTGATTTTACCGAAACTATTTACCTTTGTGACCTGACCGTGTGAAATCCCGGTTTGGTTATGATGCACCAACTTGTACTCAAAAAGCCGCTAGCTTTTTTCGACCTCGAAACAACCGGTATCAACGTTACAAAAGATCGGGTTATCGACATCTGCATTATTAAGGCGCTGCCCGGTGGCGAAGTTGTTCGCAAAACCCAGCGCGTGAATCCGGGTATGCCCATTCCGCTGGAGTCGAGCATGATACACGGCATTTATGACGAAGATGTGGTCGATGCACCCCCCTTCAAAGCCATTGCCCGAACGCTGGCTCAGTTTATGGAAGGCTGTGATCTGGCCGGGTTCAACTGCAACCGCTTCGACGTACCGCTTCTGGTTGAAGAGTTTCTTCGGGCCAATGTTGACTTTGACATAAAAAACCGGCGGCTGGTCGATGCCCAGCGGATCTTTCACCTAATGGAACCGCGTAATCTGTCGGCAGCGTATAAATTCTACTGCAATAAAGATCTTATTGGGGCTCATGGGGCCGAGGCCGACACGATTGCTACCCTTGAAGTGCTGAATGCCCAGGTACAGCGTTATATGGGTATGGTGGCCAAGACCGACAGCGGGCAGGACGTCGTTTTTGAAAATGACATGGACATGCTCCATAGCCTGACGGCCAATAAGAACGTAGACCTTGCCGGGCGCATGATTATTAATGACAAAGGCGAAGAAGTGTTCAACTTTGGTAAACACAAAGGCTTACCTGTTTTGGATGTGCTCAAAAAAGAACCATCGTTTTATGACTGGATGCTGAAAGGGGAGTTTCCGCTCGATACGAAACGGCGGCTGACCGAAATCCGGCTACGTATGTTCAGCAATGGCAACGGGCGGAAGTAATGCATAGATTAACCCAATGGATATGAAAGAACAGTAGATGGTCGCGCTTTTCTCTATTATAAGCTTGCGGTACCCACTTCAGGACTAAGTTTACACATTACACCAATCGCAAATAATCGCTACCTTTGCGGCACTTTCTATTAACCGGCAAGCCATGCAACCCACGCAGGACGTCCTCATTCCGGAAGTCATTCAGCAAATACCCCTCACGTATTATCTGATTCTCAGCACCGCGCTGTTCGTCATTGGCATCATCGGCGTCCTGACCCGGCGCAACGCCATCATCATCTTCATGTCCATCGAGTTGATGCTTAATGCGGTCAACTTACTTCTGATTGCTTTTTCGTCCTATCGCTCCGATTCAGCCGGTCAGGTGTTCGTCTTTTTCATCATGGCCGTAGCCGCTGCGGAGGTCTCGGTCGGGCTGGCCATTATCGTGATGATTTACCGCAACACCCGATCGATTGATGTGGGGCTGCTTAATAAACTAAAGTGGTAAACTGAGTTTGCGATAGAATGAGGGCTCATAGGCATCTGGCCAGATCAGCCAAATCGCGAACTGAAAACGTAAACCGAAAACTGTTTTCATGCAACCAGAATTACTCTGTGCGTTAATTCCGCTTTTTCCGCTGATTGGTTTCCTGATCAACGGCATCGGCTTTCGGCACATGCCGAAAGGAGCGGCTGGTGCCATTGCCACGGTGGCCGTCCTGGCGTCGTTTTTAACCTCCGCCTTCCTCTTTGGTGCGTTTATTGGGCAGGCTAATCTCAACAACAATACCGGCCCGATCGTCGCTACGCTCTTCGATTGGATCAGCGTAGGGGATCTGCATATCAACTTCTCGTTTCAGATTGATCAGTTGAGCCTGCTGATGCTGCTGGTTGTAACGGGTGTCGGGTCGTTGATTCACCTCTACAGCATTGGCTACATGAAGCATGATGAAGGGTTTGGCAAGTTCATGGCTTTCCTGAACCTGTTCATATTCTTTATGCTCCTGCTGGTAATGGGTTCCAACTACGTCATCATGTTTATCGGCTGGGAAGGTGTCGGGCTATGCTCGTATCTGCTCATCGGTTTCTGGAACACCAATACCAGTTATAACAATGCCGCCCGCAAAGCCTTCGTCATGAACCGCATTGGCGATCTGGGTTTTCTGCTCGGTATCTTCACCATCATTAATACGTTCGGCACAGTTGAGTACGTAGACGTTTTCAAGCAGGCTACCAGCCTGCCGATAGGTGATACGACGGTGCTGCTCATTACGTTGCTTCTGTTCGTTGGGGCAATGGGTAAGTCGGCGCAGATTCCGCTCTATACGTGGCTGCCCGACGCGATGGCCGGTCCTACGCCTGTATCGGCCCTGATTCACGCGGCCACGATGGTAACGGCGGGTATTTATATGGTCGTTCGCTCGAACGTCCTCTACACGCTGGCCCCGCTTTCGCTCGAGATTATGGGCGGTATTGCCATCGCAACGGCCCTGCTGGCGGCTTCGATCGGCCTGTTACAGAATGACATTAAGAAAGTACTGGCATACTCGACGGTTTCTCAACTGGGGTATATGTTCCTGGGGTTGAGCGCGACGGCGTACACGGCAGGGATGTTCCACGTTATTACGCACGCGTTCTTCAAAGCCCTGCTGTTTCTCGGCGCGGGTAGCGTTATTCACGCTATGTCCGACGAGCAGGACATCCGTAAAATGGGAGGTCTGCGGAAAGCGTTACCTGTTACGTTCGTTACGTTCCTGATCGGTACTATAGCAATCTCGGGCTTGCCGCCGTTTGCGGGCTTCTTCTCGAAAGACGAAATTCTGGCGCACGTTTTTGAACATAGCAAAGTGCTGTGGGCATTGGGCGTTCTAGGCTCCGGGCTGACCTCTTTTTATATGTTCCGGCTCCTCTTCCTGACGTTCTTCGGCGAATTCCGGGGTACCGAGGAGCAACAGCACCACCTGCACGAATCGCCCGCTACGATGACTGCTCCCTTAGTAGTACTGGCAATCCTGTCGGCCGTTGGCGGTGTGCTGAACCTGCCGGGTTCGGGCTGGCTAGGGGACTTTATGGCGCCCTTGTTTGAAGGTTCGCGTCAGGTGAACCCCGAAGCCTTTGCCGAGTCAACCATTGAGCACAGCACGGAATATACCCTGATGGCTGTTTCGGCCGGGGTTGCGTTGCTGTCGCTTATTCTGGCCTACGTCATGTACATCAATCGCCGGGCGGTTCCCGCGCCTGATTCAGCCGAACGGTCGTTGCCAGAACAGGTTGTTTACAACAAGTACTACGTTGACGAACTCTACGAAACGATCATTGTGCGGCCGGTTCGTGGGCTGGGGGATGTCTTCTATAGCTTTGGTGAGTTTGCTATTGATGGCGTTGTCAATGGTACGGCCTGGCTTGTCCGTAAAAGTTCGGCACAGTTGCGGCTGCTGCAAAACGGTTCCATTGGATTCTATGTCTTCGCCATGGTGCTGAGTATCGCGGCCATTTTTGCCTTACGTTTCTTTATTCGTTTCTGACCTACCGGCATCTGAATTGACTGTATGCTTACTCTCGCATTAATACTTTTTCCGGTCATTGCGGCCACGCTGCTTCTGGTTACGTCGGGTGATACGACCAAACGGTTAGCTTTCGGCGCTGCGTTGGCAGAACTGGCGCTGGCTGTTTACGTCTTCAATACTTTCATTCCGAATGCCGAATCCCAGTTTGGATTTGATTATCCCTGGATTGGTTCTTTGGGTATTCGATTTAGTAGCGGTATCGATGGAGTTAGTGTGCTGCTAGTATTACTAACGGGGCTGGTCGTGCCGTTCATTATTCTGTCCACGTTCGAGCGCAACTACGAACGGCCCGGTGCGTTCTATGCCCTCATGCTGTATATGCAGGCTGCTCTGATGGGCGTCTTCACGGCGCGCGACGGGTTTTTGTTCTATCTGTTCTTCGAGGCCGCGCTGATACCGATCTACTTCCTGGCGGCTATGTGGGGCGGTGAGAATCGAGTGCCGGTTACGTTCAAATTCTTTGTCTATACCATCTTTGGAAGTCTGTTCATGCTGCTTGCGCTGGTGTATCTGTATTACCAGACACCCGCTACGGTAACGGCAGCCCACTCGTCGGCGATCGCTGATTTTTACAAATTGAAGCTGACGCCAGAGGCACAGGGCTGGGTATTCTGGGCATTTTTCATTGCGTTTGCCATCAAAATGCCGATTTTTCCCTTCCACACTTGGCAGCCCGATACCTACGTTGAATCGCCAACGCCCGCAACCATGCTGTTGGCTGGGATTATGCTCAAGATGGGCGTTTATGGTCTGATTCGGTTTATTCTGCCGATTGTGCCGTTGGGTGTTGAGACCTGGGGACAACTCGCCATTATCCTGTCGGTCATCGGGATTATCTACGGATCAATTATCGCTATCCGGCAACGCGACATGAAGCGGCTGATCGCTTACTCGTCATTTTCGCACGTTGGTCTGATGGCGGCCGGGGTGTTTTCCCAGACCGAAACCGGAATGCAGGGCGCGCTTGTGCAGATGCTGGCGCACGGGATTAACGTTGTGGGGATGTTCTTCGTAGCCGATATAATTTTCTCTCGTACCAATACGCGGCAACTGGATCAGCTGGGTGGCATTACACGCACAACGCCCAAGCTGACCGTATACTTTATGATTATGCTGCTGGGCAGCGTTGCCCTGCCGCTTACGAACGGGTTCATCGGTGAGTTTCTGCTGCTCCATGGCGTCTTTACGTACAACAACTACCTGGGACTAGCTGCTGGGTTCACTATTATTTTCGGCGCCGTATATATGCTGCGGATGTTCCAGAAGAGCATGTTCGGGCCTAGCTCGTCGCGCACTGAATCGTTCGCCGATCTGACCAGTTCCGAAAGTTGGGTGTTCGTACCCCTGGTGGTAATGGTGTTCTGGATGGGTGTTTACCCGCAAACGTTCTTAAAAGTAACTGAACCTGCCGTTGCTAACCTGATGAAGTACGTGGGTACGACGGCCGTATCTCTGAAATAAAATTTGATGGTTTGCCTGCTCAGCCGCTGCTGAACAGCCGAACGACAAAGCAACCAACCCAAACAAGCATGCTTCCCATCGTTCTGTTATCGATTTTTGGCATTGTGCTATTGTTTCTTGGCTTTTTAAAGTCGAAGGCAATACTCTTGCCGGCTACGCTGCTATTCCTGCTCGTCACGCTGGCGGTCAATTTTCTCGATTGGAATAAGACGTACCTGTATTTCAATGATATGCTGCGTACCAATAACCTCTCGATGGTTTTTACGGCCATCATTCTGGGGTCAGCCTTTATGGTCGTAGCCTTATCAAACAGCTTTATTGAAGATGAAGCCGCACAACCCGCCGAATACTACGGAATCATGCTGTTCTCACTGGTGGGCGCGGTTATGATGGTAAGCTTCGAAAATCTGGTTATGCTGTTCGTTGGTGTTGAGGTGCTGTCGGTTGCCATGTATGTGTTGACAGGCAGTGATAAGCGTAATCTGCGATCCAACGAAGCCGCGCTGAAGTATTTTCTGATGGGTTCATTTACCACCGGCATTATGTTGTTTGGCATGGCTCTGCTTTTCGGGGCAACGGGCTCGTTTACAATCGCTGGAATTGGCGCGTATGCTGCAAATCCACAAATGGGGCTGTCTCTGCTATTATACGTTGGCTTGCTGATGCTGTTAATCGGATTGCTGTTTAAAGTTTCGGCCGCTCCGTTCCATTTCTGGACCCCTGATGTTTACGACGGCGCACCAACCATTTTTACAGCTTTCATGTCGACGGTGGTCAAAACAGCCGGTTTTGCTGCTCTTTTCCGCCTGCTATCTGTCTCATTCGGTGGCGTTTACACGTTCTGGTGGACCATTCTAGCCATCATTACAGCCATTACGCTCGTAGCGGGCAATATCACGGCGGTTTATCAGAACAGCTTCAAGCGAATGATGGCTTACTCCAGCATTTCGCACGCGGGGTATCTGCTGATTGGTCTGGCGGCTTTGGGTACACAAACGAAACAGGCCATTGTCTTTTATTCACTAGCCTATTCAGTCGCTACCATCTCGGCGTTTGGGGTTCTTTTGCTGGTTGCTCAGCAGCGGAGCACACAAACCTTATCGAGCGAGGGTGCATCGACCGAAAGTTTTGACGCATTTAATGGATTGGCACGTCAAAATCCCTTACTAGGCTTTGCTATGGCGGTATCCATGCTGTCGCTGGCGGGAATTCCGCTTACGGCCGGGTTCTGGGGCAAGTTTTATATGTTTTCAACTGCCGTTGAGCGCGGACAAATCTGGTTGCTGGTTGTCGCCGTGCTGATGTCGGCCGTTGGTATCTATTACTATTTCCGGGTAATTATCGCTATGTATTTTCGGGATGGTGCCATTGAGCCGATTCGGGTTGCGCCATTCTACCGTTACGTACTACTGGCAGCTACGATTCTAACGCTTGGCCTGGGTATTGCTCCTGGTCTGTTACAGGGACTTTTTTAATCCAATCAATCTGGCTTGTCCCGTACCATCAGTAATACGTTCTGATTTCGGTCAGGATTGGTGCGAAAATGTATTTTTGGCCTTTCAAACAACCTTTTAATAGATAAGATTGTCATCTCTTCTAAGGTAAAGCCGTGAACGTGAGCAGTATAAACCAGCCTAAATATAAGGAATACAAGGACTTTTTCTCGTTCTTCCTGACGGCTTTGCTGGGTGCGTCCATTAATTTTATTAGCCGAATTTTTTACCGGGAAAGCTTCGGCTTCGATTTTGATACCAGCGTGTTCTGTGGGTATCTCACAGCCACTGTTCTGACTTTCATTCCTAATAAGCGGTATGCTTTCTCGGCTGGTAAGACAGGTAACACCGGCCGCGAAATCATTAAATACCTGGTAATTGCATTAGTCGCTCTGCTCGTACAGGTTTATGTAGCTGAGTTTACACTCGAATGGGTTGCTAACCCGTTCTTCCCGTTCTTATCGAAGATCTGGCGCGAAACCGGGTCGCATATTATTGGAATGGGTATGAGTTTTCTGGCTAACTACTTTGGCCATAAGCTGCTTACTTTCCGCAGTACAGGAATGTATGATAAAATCCGCTCTCGCTCTCCAAAGCAGGGCGAAAAGCAGCTTTAAAATTATACAAATCAAATTAGGTATTCATCACCGATTTATTCTATTGGTTAATGTACTTTTCGAAGGTAAGCTGGCTTAAATGTTAATCTAACAGCCTCATTATTGCATTATTGAGAAAAAAGGTATATTTGTGCCGAAAACCTTAAATACCACTTGAAGGAAAATGAAAAAAGTATTCGCCTTATTGTTCGTTGGTAGCATGCTGACGTTCGCTGCTTGTCAAAGCAAACCTAAAACGGAAGAAGCAGGTGTTGATTCGACAGCTACGATGTCGACCGATACCACGACGATGACCACCGATTCAGCTTCGACCATGATGACTGATTCGGCTTCGACGATGGCTGCCGACAGCGCGAAATAAGCCTTGCTTTTCGTCAAGATGTTTAAAAAAAGCCTTATTTTTATAAGGCTTTTTTTAATTGACATTGGCAGACGCATTTACTACTTCCCTTCCTCCGGCAGCGGCTGCCTATTGCCGACAGCTCTGGCAACATTACAACTTTGTTTTTCGGGTAGTCAGACCTCGCCGGACACGTCTGGGAGACTTCCAGGCATTTCCTAATGGGGAAACGCAGATTACCATTAATGCGG is from Spirosoma taeanense and encodes:
- the nuoK gene encoding NADH-quinone oxidoreductase subunit NuoK, whose protein sequence is MQPTQDVLIPEVIQQIPLTYYLILSTALFVIGIIGVLTRRNAIIIFMSIELMLNAVNLLLIAFSSYRSDSAGQVFVFFIMAVAAAEVSVGLAIIVMIYRNTRSIDVGLLNKLKW
- a CDS encoding 3'-5' exonuclease, with translation MMHQLVLKKPLAFFDLETTGINVTKDRVIDICIIKALPGGEVVRKTQRVNPGMPIPLESSMIHGIYDEDVVDAPPFKAIARTLAQFMEGCDLAGFNCNRFDVPLLVEEFLRANVDFDIKNRRLVDAQRIFHLMEPRNLSAAYKFYCNKDLIGAHGAEADTIATLEVLNAQVQRYMGMVAKTDSGQDVVFENDMDMLHSLTANKNVDLAGRMIINDKGEEVFNFGKHKGLPVLDVLKKEPSFYDWMLKGEFPLDTKRRLTEIRLRMFSNGNGRK
- a CDS encoding NADH-quinone oxidoreductase subunit N codes for the protein MLPIVLLSIFGIVLLFLGFLKSKAILLPATLLFLLVTLAVNFLDWNKTYLYFNDMLRTNNLSMVFTAIILGSAFMVVALSNSFIEDEAAQPAEYYGIMLFSLVGAVMMVSFENLVMLFVGVEVLSVAMYVLTGSDKRNLRSNEAALKYFLMGSFTTGIMLFGMALLFGATGSFTIAGIGAYAANPQMGLSLLLYVGLLMLLIGLLFKVSAAPFHFWTPDVYDGAPTIFTAFMSTVVKTAGFAALFRLLSVSFGGVYTFWWTILAIITAITLVAGNITAVYQNSFKRMMAYSSISHAGYLLIGLAALGTQTKQAIVFYSLAYSVATISAFGVLLLVAQQRSTQTLSSEGASTESFDAFNGLARQNPLLGFAMAVSMLSLAGIPLTAGFWGKFYMFSTAVERGQIWLLVVAVLMSAVGIYYYFRVIIAMYFRDGAIEPIRVAPFYRYVLLAATILTLGLGIAPGLLQGLF
- a CDS encoding GtrA family protein; translation: MNVSSINQPKYKEYKDFFSFFLTALLGASINFISRIFYRESFGFDFDTSVFCGYLTATVLTFIPNKRYAFSAGKTGNTGREIIKYLVIALVALLVQVYVAEFTLEWVANPFFPFLSKIWRETGSHIIGMGMSFLANYFGHKLLTFRSTGMYDKIRSRSPKQGEKQL
- a CDS encoding complex I subunit 4 family protein → MLTLALILFPVIAATLLLVTSGDTTKRLAFGAALAELALAVYVFNTFIPNAESQFGFDYPWIGSLGIRFSSGIDGVSVLLVLLTGLVVPFIILSTFERNYERPGAFYALMLYMQAALMGVFTARDGFLFYLFFEAALIPIYFLAAMWGGENRVPVTFKFFVYTIFGSLFMLLALVYLYYQTPATVTAAHSSAIADFYKLKLTPEAQGWVFWAFFIAFAIKMPIFPFHTWQPDTYVESPTPATMLLAGIMLKMGVYGLIRFILPIVPLGVETWGQLAIILSVIGIIYGSIIAIRQRDMKRLIAYSSFSHVGLMAAGVFSQTETGMQGALVQMLAHGINVVGMFFVADIIFSRTNTRQLDQLGGITRTTPKLTVYFMIMLLGSVALPLTNGFIGEFLLLHGVFTYNNYLGLAAGFTIIFGAVYMLRMFQKSMFGPSSSRTESFADLTSSESWVFVPLVVMVFWMGVYPQTFLKVTEPAVANLMKYVGTTAVSLK
- the nuoL gene encoding NADH-quinone oxidoreductase subunit L, which translates into the protein MQPELLCALIPLFPLIGFLINGIGFRHMPKGAAGAIATVAVLASFLTSAFLFGAFIGQANLNNNTGPIVATLFDWISVGDLHINFSFQIDQLSLLMLLVVTGVGSLIHLYSIGYMKHDEGFGKFMAFLNLFIFFMLLLVMGSNYVIMFIGWEGVGLCSYLLIGFWNTNTSYNNAARKAFVMNRIGDLGFLLGIFTIINTFGTVEYVDVFKQATSLPIGDTTVLLITLLLFVGAMGKSAQIPLYTWLPDAMAGPTPVSALIHAATMVTAGIYMVVRSNVLYTLAPLSLEIMGGIAIATALLAASIGLLQNDIKKVLAYSTVSQLGYMFLGLSATAYTAGMFHVITHAFFKALLFLGAGSVIHAMSDEQDIRKMGGLRKALPVTFVTFLIGTIAISGLPPFAGFFSKDEILAHVFEHSKVLWALGVLGSGLTSFYMFRLLFLTFFGEFRGTEEQQHHLHESPATMTAPLVVLAILSAVGGVLNLPGSGWLGDFMAPLFEGSRQVNPEAFAESTIEHSTEYTLMAVSAGVALLSLILAYVMYINRRAVPAPDSAERSLPEQVVYNKYYVDELYETIIVRPVRGLGDVFYSFGEFAIDGVVNGTAWLVRKSSAQLRLLQNGSIGFYVFAMVLSIAAIFALRFFIRF